The following are encoded in a window of Paenibacillus polymyxa genomic DNA:
- a CDS encoding mannitol dehydrogenase family protein, with amino-acid sequence MLQLDRQGLSDKAAWRAAGIELPKYDLELVANNTRVRPQWVHFGAGNIFRGLIANAQQQLLNNLKADTGIIAAEAFDFEMIDKAYKPYDNLTLLVLMSADGRFHKSVVASIVEGLAAEQNRPDDYLRLIEIFENPSLQMASFTVTEKGYALTGPDGKYLAVVQRDLTNGPEQPMHVMSLATSLAYRRYLRGRHPMTFVSMDNCSHNGDLLKDSMIAIAKEWARRGLVEEGFADYLQNEEKITFPLTMIDKITPRPSLQVQSALRKLGLADMEMIVTSRHTYTAPFVNAEVSEYLVIEDKFTNGRPALEEAGIIFTNRDTVDKVEKMKVTTCLNPLHTALALAGCLLGYELIADEMKDQALRRLVETIGYKEGLPVVIDPGIIEPKPFIDEVLQERFANPYIPDTPQRIATDTSQKMSIRFGETIKSYASTAGLDPTNLTAIPLTIAIWCRYLLGVDDQGEPFTLSPDPLLDTLQGYLQNTKLGDQTSEVRCLLEDDKLFGVRLYEIGLGDKIEAMFHEMLAGPGAVRSTIEKYVN; translated from the coding sequence GCAAGGCCTTTCAGACAAAGCGGCCTGGCGAGCAGCAGGCATTGAACTGCCGAAATATGATCTGGAGCTTGTAGCCAATAACACCCGAGTTAGACCGCAATGGGTGCATTTCGGCGCAGGCAATATTTTTCGTGGGTTGATAGCCAATGCGCAGCAACAACTGCTGAATAACTTGAAAGCGGATACAGGTATTATTGCGGCCGAAGCCTTTGATTTTGAAATGATCGACAAAGCTTATAAGCCTTACGACAATCTAACCTTACTGGTGTTGATGAGTGCAGACGGAAGATTTCACAAGAGCGTGGTCGCAAGCATTGTTGAGGGACTCGCAGCAGAGCAAAATCGTCCAGACGACTACCTCCGTCTGATTGAAATATTTGAGAATCCGTCCCTGCAGATGGCCAGCTTTACTGTCACGGAAAAAGGATACGCCCTGACCGGGCCCGACGGCAAGTATCTGGCTGTTGTGCAGAGGGATTTGACGAATGGTCCTGAACAGCCGATGCATGTGATGAGCCTGGCTACTTCGCTTGCCTATCGGCGTTATCTGAGAGGGCGGCATCCAATGACCTTTGTGAGCATGGATAATTGCTCCCATAACGGCGATCTGTTAAAGGATAGTATGATTGCCATCGCCAAGGAGTGGGCTCGCAGAGGCCTGGTAGAGGAAGGATTTGCAGACTATCTGCAGAATGAGGAGAAAATAACCTTCCCCTTGACCATGATTGACAAAATCACCCCCCGCCCTTCCTTGCAAGTACAGTCTGCTCTTCGGAAGCTGGGGTTAGCTGACATGGAGATGATCGTTACCTCCAGGCATACGTATACGGCTCCCTTTGTCAATGCTGAGGTTAGCGAGTATTTGGTCATTGAAGACAAGTTTACGAACGGGAGACCTGCACTGGAGGAAGCTGGCATCATCTTCACGAATCGGGATACGGTGGACAAAGTGGAGAAGATGAAAGTCACTACCTGTCTTAATCCGCTGCATACAGCGCTGGCCCTCGCTGGGTGTCTGCTTGGGTATGAGCTCATTGCAGATGAAATGAAGGATCAGGCATTGCGTCGTCTGGTGGAAACCATCGGCTACAAGGAAGGCTTACCTGTTGTAATTGATCCCGGAATTATCGAACCGAAACCATTTATTGACGAAGTATTGCAGGAACGCTTCGCCAATCCCTATATTCCGGATACGCCACAGCGGATTGCAACAGATACGTCTCAAAAGATGAGCATCCGTTTTGGGGAAACCATAAAGTCTTATGCTAGCACAGCAGGGCTTGATCCTACGAACTTGACTGCTATCCCCTTGACCATTGCGATCTGGTGTCGCTATTTGCTGGGAGTGGATGATCAAGGAGAACCCTTCACACTCAGTCCGGACCCGTTACTGGATACGTTGCAGGGATATTTGCAGAATACGAAGCTGGGCGATCAGACCTCCGAGGTTCGCTGCCTCCTCGAGGATGACAAACTGTTCGGTGTCCGATTATATGAAATTGGTCTGGGCGACAAGATTGAAGCCATGTTTCATGAAATGCTGGCAGGTCCCGGAGCAGTCCGAAGCACGATAGAGAAGTATGTGAACTAG
- a CDS encoding NADP-dependent oxidoreductase, translated as MRAAQVQKYSKIIHVELNDVNIPQINSHEVLIKVKAAGVNPLDILNLNGSVRMIADYKLPLTLGNELSGVIEAVGDDVLNFKVGDPVYTRLPLNKIGAFAEYAAVNEDALSIMPENLSFIEAAAVPLTALTAYQALHDVLHVQPNKKLFIPGGTGGFGAMAIPIAKSLGLFVITSGSERGRSRILSIGADQFINYKAENYANILSDIDYVIDTLGTKEIKAELGILKPQGKLVSLKAGPNYRFAVDNHFPMWKKALFGLVGARLDSLARKNQNEYRFLFVQANGSQLQEITILVEKENIKPSIDSTYTFDDINKALIKVSTGHSQGKVIVTF; from the coding sequence ATGAGAGCAGCACAAGTACAGAAATATTCAAAAATAATCCATGTGGAATTAAATGATGTAAACATACCACAGATCAATAGCCATGAGGTACTTATCAAAGTAAAAGCTGCAGGTGTAAATCCACTGGACATTCTTAATCTGAATGGCAGTGTTCGGATGATTGCCGACTATAAGTTGCCATTAACTTTAGGGAATGAACTATCTGGGGTTATTGAAGCTGTTGGTGATGATGTTTTGAATTTTAAGGTTGGTGACCCTGTTTATACGAGGTTGCCGCTTAATAAAATCGGTGCTTTTGCTGAGTATGCGGCCGTAAATGAAGATGCTTTATCCATCATGCCTGAAAATCTATCTTTTATTGAAGCTGCTGCTGTACCCCTTACTGCCTTGACTGCTTATCAAGCATTGCACGATGTACTCCATGTCCAGCCGAATAAAAAGCTATTCATTCCTGGAGGAACCGGAGGATTTGGCGCTATGGCAATCCCCATTGCCAAATCACTGGGATTATTTGTTATTACAAGTGGAAGTGAAAGAGGCAGATCACGTATACTGTCGATCGGGGCTGATCAATTCATAAATTATAAGGCAGAGAATTATGCTAACATACTGTCCGATATCGATTATGTGATCGACACCTTGGGTACCAAAGAGATCAAAGCTGAACTGGGTATTTTAAAACCACAAGGGAAATTGGTATCATTGAAAGCCGGACCTAATTATCGCTTTGCGGTTGACAATCATTTTCCAATGTGGAAAAAAGCATTGTTTGGTCTAGTGGGTGCTCGCTTAGATTCTTTAGCACGTAAGAATCAAAATGAATATCGCTTTTTATTTGTGCAAGCCAATGGAAGTCAATTACAAGAAATCACTATACTTGTTGAAAAAGAAAATATCAAGCCCTCTATAGATTCAACTTATACGTTTGATGACATTAACAAAGCGTTGATTAAAGTGTCAACGGGCCACTCCCAAGGCAAAGTGATTGTGACCTTCTAA
- a CDS encoding SDR family NAD(P)-dependent oxidoreductase encodes MKYTVITGASSGIGYETALAFAARGKNLILVARRLDKLEELKSAILDMDPTINVIVRTSDLSVTDQAYTLYNNLKEYQIETWINNAGLGEASFVAEQNLDKVETMLRVNIETLTILSTLYVRDYADVEGTQLINVSSALGYAIAVGSVAYSASKYYVSAFTEGLAKELEMKGAKLKAKVLAPSITETEFVKKSLDTEEFDYKANMPKYHTAKQMAGFMVDLYDNNEVVGIVDKNYDFNLRGQIYPIISEF; translated from the coding sequence ATGAAGTATACAGTTATTACAGGAGCAAGTTCAGGGATTGGATATGAAACGGCATTGGCGTTTGCTGCACGTGGCAAAAACTTAATCTTGGTAGCTAGAAGATTGGATAAATTAGAAGAACTCAAATCAGCAATTCTGGATATGGATCCTACTATAAATGTTATTGTTCGTACAAGTGACCTGTCTGTTACAGATCAGGCCTATACACTATATAACAATTTAAAGGAATACCAAATTGAGACCTGGATTAACAATGCGGGGCTCGGTGAAGCTTCTTTTGTAGCAGAACAGAATTTAGATAAAGTTGAAACTATGCTACGTGTTAACATTGAAACCTTGACGATCCTTTCTACACTATATGTACGAGATTATGCTGATGTAGAAGGAACTCAGTTAATTAACGTCTCATCCGCACTCGGATATGCCATTGCTGTTGGGAGTGTTGCTTATTCTGCATCTAAATATTACGTTAGTGCCTTCACAGAAGGCCTTGCAAAAGAACTAGAAATGAAAGGTGCAAAACTAAAAGCAAAGGTTTTAGCACCATCTATAACGGAAACGGAATTCGTGAAGAAATCATTAGATACTGAAGAATTTGATTACAAAGCAAACATGCCTAAGTACCACACTGCCAAACAAATGGCGGGCTTCATGGTGGATCTTTATGATAACAACGAAGTGGTAGGTATTGTAGACAAGAACTATGATTTCAACCTGAGAGGCCAAATCTATCCAATCATTTCAGAATTTTAA
- a CDS encoding TetR/AcrR family transcriptional regulator, whose amino-acid sequence MARSKEFEVNEVLDKAIHLFWAQGYEKTSMQDLVEFMGIHRRSIYDTFGDKHALFMKALERYETKQTSKMRFLIEKQKPIKELIRELFEATVRNEGEPLGCFLVNSGVELGVLDPEVASLVDESYSRTEELLTNLVLKGQQSGEFKADLDPVVISHYLMNAWLGLRTLVKTTTDQQKLKNIIDVTLTALD is encoded by the coding sequence ATGGCAAGATCAAAAGAATTTGAAGTTAATGAAGTATTAGATAAAGCAATACACCTGTTTTGGGCACAAGGATATGAGAAAACTTCAATGCAAGATTTGGTTGAGTTTATGGGCATTCACCGAAGAAGTATCTATGATACCTTTGGGGATAAGCATGCCTTATTTATGAAAGCTCTCGAACGATATGAAACGAAGCAGACCAGTAAAATGAGGTTTCTGATTGAAAAACAAAAACCGATCAAAGAATTAATTCGGGAGTTGTTTGAGGCGACAGTAAGAAATGAAGGAGAACCTCTAGGGTGTTTTCTCGTGAATTCAGGCGTGGAACTCGGCGTGTTGGATCCTGAAGTTGCATCCTTAGTTGATGAGAGTTATTCGCGAACTGAGGAACTCTTGACTAACCTTGTTCTGAAGGGTCAACAATCGGGTGAGTTCAAGGCTGACTTGGATCCTGTAGTTATTTCTCATTATTTAATGAATGCGTGGTTAGGGCTACGTACGTTGGTTAAGACAACAACGGATCAGCAAAAATTAAAGAATATTATTGATGTGACACTGACCGCTTTAGATTAA
- a CDS encoding aldo/keto reductase encodes MEYRVLGNTGLKISSFVLGTGTFGFWGNNTEKEAAVMLDEALAGGINLIDTADVYSSGQSEEILGHILKGRRQDVILATKGGMPMGTGLNQSGNSKYWIKRAVEGSLRRLQTDFIDLYQLHQPDLHTDIEESLDALTDLVREGKIRYIGTSNFQAWQVTEAQWTSERKNTARFVSEQAPYSILNRSIEFDLLAATAKYGMGVMVWSPLSGGLLTGKYRSGEAVAPDSRAASSLGKLSTVVDPNREENRIKFEAVAKLQTLANEAGLTLPHLAMAFTQAHSSVTSAIVGARTIEQLRETLKGSDIRLSTDILDAIDAIVPPGVTLDALEKGWTPDWLQADKRRILG; translated from the coding sequence ATGGAATATCGTGTATTAGGAAATACAGGCCTTAAAATAAGCAGTTTTGTATTAGGTACAGGTACTTTTGGTTTTTGGGGCAACAATACGGAGAAAGAAGCTGCAGTCATGTTAGATGAGGCTTTGGCTGGAGGCATTAATCTGATCGATACAGCGGATGTCTATTCAAGTGGTCAATCCGAAGAAATTCTGGGTCACATCCTAAAAGGACGCAGACAGGATGTTATTCTGGCCACGAAAGGCGGAATGCCCATGGGCACTGGGCTTAATCAATCCGGTAACTCGAAATATTGGATTAAGCGTGCAGTAGAGGGAAGCTTGAGAAGGTTGCAAACGGACTTTATCGATTTGTACCAACTACATCAGCCAGATCTCCATACTGACATTGAAGAGAGTCTTGACGCACTTACGGACCTGGTTCGTGAAGGGAAGATTCGCTATATTGGTACATCCAATTTTCAGGCATGGCAAGTGACCGAAGCACAATGGACTAGCGAACGCAAAAATACCGCACGCTTTGTATCCGAGCAAGCCCCGTATTCCATATTGAATCGAAGCATCGAATTCGATTTGCTTGCTGCAACCGCTAAATACGGAATGGGCGTAATGGTTTGGAGCCCACTTTCGGGTGGTCTACTAACGGGAAAATACCGCTCGGGAGAAGCTGTTGCCCCAGATTCAAGAGCAGCAAGTTCTCTAGGGAAACTTTCAACTGTTGTAGATCCGAATCGAGAAGAAAATCGCATCAAGTTCGAAGCCGTTGCTAAGCTCCAAACCCTTGCAAATGAAGCAGGATTAACTTTGCCACATCTTGCCATGGCATTTACACAAGCTCATTCGTCAGTTACTTCTGCTATAGTGGGGGCAAGAACAATTGAGCAACTTCGTGAAACGTTAAAAGGCAGCGACATCCGATTAAGCACTGATATCCTGGATGCGATAGATGCTATCGTTCCGCCAGGAGTAACCCTGGATGCCCTGGAAAAAGGATGGACGCCTGATTGGTTACAAGCAGACAAACGAAGAATCCTGGGTTAA
- a CDS encoding Gfo/Idh/MocA family protein codes for MNKMKVGIIGCGKISGIYMENCHRFDILELYAVADLDQGRAEEQAVAFNVPHVYSVDEILADPEIELIINLTIPGVHADVCLRALEAGKHVYVEKPLAVTREQGQAVLDLAHQKGLLVGCAPETFFGSGIQTSLKLIEDGVIGSPVAATAFMMSRGHEHWHPDPEFYYTVGGGPMFDMGPYYLTALVQLLGPIASISGMTSKAMDQRTITSEKKRGQTIPVDIPTHVAGLLRFKQGAVGTLITSFDIFGGSTLPPIEVYGTQGTLQVPDPNTFGGPVRYRLLGEQEWTEVPLLPGYQENTRGIGVADMAYAIRSGRPHRASGELAYHVLEAMWAFHDSSDQQTFYPMQSTCLRPAALPENLPLYTLDA; via the coding sequence ATGAACAAAATGAAAGTAGGCATTATCGGGTGTGGTAAAATTAGCGGAATTTACATGGAAAATTGCCATCGTTTCGACATTCTGGAGCTGTACGCAGTAGCGGATCTGGACCAAGGTCGGGCAGAGGAGCAGGCGGTAGCGTTCAACGTTCCGCATGTATATTCGGTAGATGAGATTTTGGCTGATCCGGAGATCGAACTCATCATTAATTTGACCATTCCGGGCGTTCACGCCGACGTATGTCTCAGAGCTCTTGAGGCAGGCAAGCATGTCTATGTGGAGAAGCCACTTGCCGTCACCCGTGAGCAGGGGCAGGCTGTCTTGGATCTTGCTCATCAAAAGGGGCTGCTTGTCGGCTGCGCACCAGAGACCTTCTTCGGTTCCGGTATACAGACATCATTGAAGCTGATTGAAGACGGAGTCATTGGGAGTCCGGTAGCCGCTACGGCTTTCATGATGAGCCGTGGACATGAACATTGGCATCCTGATCCTGAATTTTATTATACAGTCGGCGGCGGTCCAATGTTTGATATGGGCCCTTATTATTTGACGGCTCTGGTGCAATTGCTGGGTCCGATTGCTTCCATTTCGGGCATGACAAGCAAGGCGATGGATCAGCGAACGATTACGAGCGAGAAAAAGAGAGGCCAGACCATCCCGGTCGATATACCGACCCATGTGGCCGGATTGCTGCGTTTCAAGCAGGGGGCTGTCGGTACGCTCATTACCAGCTTTGACATCTTTGGTGGAAGCACTCTGCCACCGATCGAGGTATACGGCACTCAGGGGACGCTACAGGTGCCTGACCCGAACACGTTCGGAGGACCAGTTCGCTACAGGCTGCTAGGCGAGCAAGAATGGACAGAGGTACCGCTGCTGCCGGGCTACCAGGAGAATACACGGGGCATCGGCGTTGCCGATATGGCTTACGCTATCCGCAGCGGACGGCCTCACCGCGCTAGTGGTGAATTGGCTTATCATGTGCTGGAGGCGATGTGGGCGTTCCACGATTCCTCCGATCAGCAGACCTTCTATCCCATGCAGAGCACATGTCTGCGCCCGGCGGCTTTACCGGAAAACCTGCCCTTGTATACGTTAGATGCGTAA